One window of Silvimonas iriomotensis genomic DNA carries:
- a CDS encoding SRPBCC family protein, protein MRLLISLAGALALLACWPALAADTSAASPVAAHVEKKGETVTLESEFTVPVSREIAWEVLTDFDHMASYVPNLSSSKILEHTDTTMKVEQKGVVPLGIFHASYDSIRQMELKPMTEIRAKSVGGDSGPLTSISTLSEKNGQTVVSYHAEWTPTSKLVGSLGTGTARDQLLHQFTAMEQEMLRRAHKGKTEAASGTAAQ, encoded by the coding sequence CTGGCTGCCGACACCAGCGCCGCCAGCCCCGTGGCTGCCCATGTCGAAAAGAAAGGTGAAACCGTCACGCTGGAGAGCGAATTCACCGTACCCGTCTCGCGGGAAATCGCCTGGGAAGTGCTGACCGATTTTGACCATATGGCCAGTTACGTGCCCAACCTTAGCAGCAGCAAGATTCTGGAGCACACCGACACCACCATGAAGGTCGAACAAAAAGGGGTGGTGCCGCTCGGGATATTTCATGCGTCTTATGATTCGATCCGGCAAATGGAACTCAAACCCATGACCGAGATCCGTGCGAAGTCGGTCGGCGGGGATTCCGGGCCGCTGACCAGCATCAGCACCTTGTCCGAAAAGAACGGCCAGACCGTGGTAAGCTACCACGCCGAATGGACGCCGACCTCCAAGCTGGTGGGGAGCCTGGGTACCGGCACCGCCCGTGACCAGTTATTGCACCAGTTCACCGCCATGGAGCAGGAAATGCTGCGCCGGGCGCACAAGGGCAAGACAGAGGCCGCATCCGGCACCGCTGCCCAATAA
- a CDS encoding polysaccharide deacetylase family protein, translating into MRLLALKIDVDTFRGTRIGVPRLVEALQRHKANATFLWSLGPDHTGRAIKRVFRPGFMKKVSRTSVVEHYGIKTLMYGTLLPGPDIGKRCAELMRSVAAAGFENGIHTWDHIRWQDGVAGADAEWTRAELNKAAERFQSIFGEPAKTHGAAGWQMNEHAYRYQQHMGLTYAADTRGTHPFWPVVKGELVRCVQLPGTLPTLDELLGVDGLNADNVHEHILRLTEDTQPYGHVFTLHAELEGMKLLPVFERLLAGWIEQGYQLVSCRDLYEALDPAALPYHHVEMEEIPGRSGVLAMQGAVFP; encoded by the coding sequence ATGCGATTGCTAGCGCTCAAGATTGATGTCGATACCTTTCGTGGCACCCGCATTGGTGTCCCGCGCCTTGTCGAAGCCCTGCAGCGGCACAAGGCCAATGCCACGTTCCTGTGGAGCCTTGGCCCGGATCACACCGGCCGCGCCATCAAGCGCGTATTCCGTCCGGGTTTCATGAAGAAAGTCTCCCGCACTTCTGTGGTAGAGCATTACGGCATCAAGACCTTGATGTACGGCACCTTGCTGCCGGGCCCGGATATCGGCAAGCGCTGCGCAGAACTGATGCGCAGCGTGGCGGCAGCGGGTTTCGAGAACGGTATTCACACCTGGGATCACATCCGCTGGCAAGATGGTGTAGCGGGGGCAGATGCCGAGTGGACGCGCGCAGAACTGAACAAGGCGGCTGAACGCTTCCAGAGCATTTTTGGCGAGCCGGCCAAAACCCACGGCGCGGCAGGCTGGCAAATGAACGAACACGCCTACCGTTACCAGCAGCACATGGGCCTGACCTATGCGGCGGATACCCGCGGCACCCACCCGTTCTGGCCGGTTGTGAAGGGCGAACTGGTGCGTTGCGTGCAACTGCCGGGCACGCTGCCGACGCTGGATGAACTTCTGGGTGTGGATGGCCTGAACGCCGACAACGTGCATGAACACATCCTGCGCCTGACCGAAGATACCCAGCCCTACGGCCACGTGTTCACGCTGCACGCGGAACTGGAAGGCATGAAGCTGCTGCCGGTGTTTGAGCGCCTGCTGGCCGGCTGGATCGAACAAGGTTATCAACTGGTGTCCTGCCGCGATCTGTACGAGGCGCTGGACCCGGCTGCGCTGCCGTACCATCACGTAGAGATGGAAGAAATTCCGGGCCGCAGCGGCGTACTGGCCATGCAGGGCGCGGTGTTTCCCTGA